CTCGGCGGCGCGTTCGCCGCGGCGCTGTGCGCGGCGACGACCGGCAGCGTCCTGTGGGGCTGCGTCGCCGCCGCGGTGGTCGGCATGCTGCTCGGGCTGCTGTTCGCGCTCGCGGCGATCCGGCTCGCGGCGGACCAGATCGTCGTCGGCGCGGCGATCAACCTGCTCGCGCTCGGTGCGACCGGCGCGCTCTACCGCGCGCTGCTCGGCGCGACGGGCGCGGCGCTCGTGCTGCCGACGCTGCCCGCGGTCGGCGTCCCGTTGCTCGATCAGATCCCCGTGCTCGGACCCGTGCTCGCCCAGCAGCACGCGCTCGTGCTGCTCGGGCTCGTCGCGACGCCGGCGCTCGCGTGGTTGCTCGCGCACACCGGGCTCGGTCTCCGGCTGCGCTCGCTCGGCGACCATCCGCTCGCGGCGGCGAGCCTCGGGCTGCGTGTACGCGCGTACCGGACGGCGGCGCTCGCGGTCGGCGGCGCGCTCGCCGGGCTCGGCGGTGCGGCGCTGACGCTCGCCGCGACCAACACCTTCGTCGAGGGGATCACCGCGGGGCGCGGCTTCATCGCGCTCGCGGTGGTCGTGTTCGGTCGCTGGTCGGCGTGGGGCGCGCTCGCCGGAGCGACGCTGTTCGGGCTCGCGAGCGCGCTGCAGTTCCAGTTCCAGGCGGCGGCGCTGGAGATCCCGTACCAGGCGTTCCTGATGCTGCCCTACGTGCTCACGCTGCTCGTGCTGCTGCTCTCGCCGGGCGCGGCGCGCGCGCCGCGGGCGCTCGGCGCACGCTACGAGCGCGAGTGACGCGTCACTCCGCGGGCTGGTCGCGCGACTCGGCGGGCTCGCCGGGGGACGCGTCGGCGCGCCTGCTCCAGAACGTCCCCTTCGCGAGGTACCAGACGAAGGCGCCGGCGGCGGCGTACATCAGGACGCCCTCGAAGAGCCCGAGCCCGCCGCCGAAGACCAGCACGCTGACGACGAGGATCGTCGAGATCACCGCGACCACCTGCTCGATGCGCGTCTCGCGATCACGCTGCTCGGCGACGAACCGAGCGACGTCCGCGCCGCAGCTCGGGCAGCGTCCGCCGGGTTTGCGGACGAGCTTGGCGCCGCACCCCGGGCACGGCGGATAGTGGTGGACCGGCATCGACGGCGTCCTGCGGACGCCGTCGATTGTAGCGCGTTTCGCCGCGGCCGGCAGCGGCGAGCGCGGCGTCAGCCTGCGGCTGCGACCTGGGTCCGTTCCACGCGTCGCCGCGGGTCGCCGAGGTGACGCGCCTCGATGCGGACCGGATTGTTGCGATGCTGCTCGAGCCAGCGCAGGAGCCCGCTGCGCAGGCAGTCGGGATCGATGTCGAGGACCTCGCACACGGTGGTGAAGGAGAACAGCGCGTGGTCGTCCGACTCGATCCAGTCGCGCTCGACGTCGAACAGCTCGCGTCCGAGCGGATCGGTCGCGAACGCGTACTTCTGGAAGTTCTCGATGCCGTCCTGCAGCACGGCCGCCATGAGCCGACGCTCGCCGTCCTGCCAGGACCGTCGACGAAGCAGCCCGAAGAACTGCTCCGGGGTCATGACGTCGGGCTCGAGGAGATCGGAGCCGTGCTCCTCACGGGGCAAGGGAGAGTATTCCATGCCCGCATTGGACGGGGGGTCCACGGGGCTATTCGACGCCTGATGGCGTCAGTGCGTCATTCGCGGCTGCCCGCGGGGAGGGTGGCGCCGCTGCGCACCTGCGGGCTCGGCTCGCTGGTCGTGCTCGCGTCGCTCGTCGTGGTCGCGACGCCCGTCGTCGAGGCTTCGCCTGCCGCTGCAGCGTGATGCACAGGGCCTGCGAGGTCGTAGAGCTTGGTCGCCGCGAACAGCTCGATCAGGCGACGCTGTCCCTCGGCCCAGACGTGGTGCATGCCGCAGGTCGGGCTCACCGAGCACAGGTTGCGGTCGCCGACGCACACGTTGAGCGTGATCGGGCCTTCGACCGCCTCCATGACGTCGCGGAACGAGATCTCGCTCGGGTCGCGCGCGAGCGCGTAGCCGCCGTGCGCGCCGCGTCGGGAGACGACCAGGCCCGCGTGGATCAGGTCCTGGATGATCTTCTCGAGGAACTTGCGCGGGATCGCTTCCTGCAGCGAGATCTCGGCGACCGAGAGGGAGCGTCCCGGGGTCTGACGGGCGAGGTGGATCGCTGCGCGCAGCGCGTAATCGACGCGCCGGCTCACCTGCATCAGCGCCATGGGTACGACTCCTTCCTCACTCCGGGATCTCCACCGTGACGTCGCCGGAGACGACGGCCTGGCAGCCGAGGCGCGAGTAGGGCGTCAGCCCGGGGGCCTGGTC
This genomic stretch from Candidatus Binatia bacterium harbors:
- a CDS encoding ABC transporter permease, with the protein product MLLEAFLAAGLALGTPILLAALGELLVERTGVLNIGVEGMMLGGAFAAALCAATTGSVLWGCVAAAVVGMLLGLLFALAAIRLAADQIVVGAAINLLALGATGALYRALLGATGAALVLPTLPAVGVPLLDQIPVLGPVLAQQHALVLLGLVATPALAWLLAHTGLGLRLRSLGDHPLAAASLGLRVRAYRTAALAVGGALAGLGGAALTLAATNTFVEGITAGRGFIALAVVVFGRWSAWGALAGATLFGLASALQFQFQAAALEIPYQAFLMLPYVLTLLVLLLSPGAARAPRALGARYERE
- a CDS encoding Rrf2 family transcriptional regulator, whose translation is MALMQVSRRVDYALRAAIHLARQTPGRSLSVAEISLQEAIPRKFLEKIIQDLIHAGLVVSRRGAHGGYALARDPSEISFRDVMEAVEGPITLNVCVGDRNLCSVSPTCGMHHVWAEGQRRLIELFAATKLYDLAGPVHHAAAAGEASTTGVATTTSDASTTSEPSPQVRSGATLPAGSRE